The stretch of DNA TAAAACCCAGGCAATCTCTATAAGACGGCTCACAAAAAGCACTGTAACGGAATTAATTCGTAACAGCCGTAGAAATACGGATCTGTTTGTGGCGCTTGAGTTGCAGCTCACTAGCCGTATGCTATCTGAGCCCGATTCTCCTAAGCGTAAAAAGATCGCGGTCGATAGACAACCCACGGAAGACGCTAGTGCAACTCTCTCTGGCGATCCGGGGTCTGCAGCACAGCAGTCGATCTCAGCTGCCGCACAAATGGTACTGAGGTCGAAAGCTAAAAAAGATTCGGTATCCGAATATAAAGATCGTGAGATTTTGCCGCATGAGACATCCGAAAAatctgttaaaaaaattaaagaaatgatTCCAACGCCGCAGCCATAACTGCTGCAGTACCAAAACCTGTCACATGCGTGGTACCTAAAACAGTCACCTGTGTACCGCAgcggaaacaaatttttgtttctcggCTGAGTCCTGACCTTTCATTCCTGGACATTACGGCCTATATCCGTAACAAAGTTCAGATTGATGACCTAAAGGTTGAacgatttaattttccatatgcTAGGGAAGTATCATCATTTAAGATCGGTGTTCCCTGTGCTCATTTTGCAACGATGTGCTCACCCAATTTTTGGCCTGCAGGCATTTTTGTTTAAGAGAACGAagctagaaaaaagaaaattcgttcAAAGGAAGTTGGAAATCCCTTTAAAGAGCCATCCACATCTTCATCTGTATCTGTCTCAAAAAACTAGATTCTTTCCTTCTGCTTTCCTATCAGAATACCAGAGGTTTACAAAGTAAGTTGACCAAATTGTATACCGATAGTTTTTCCTTGTCTTCCCATGTTATTCAGTTTTCACAGAAACTTGGTTAAAACCGGAAATTCTTAGTTCCCAAGTTTTTCCAAGTAAGTTTGCAACGTACAGGCTTGATCGTCCCTCCCGACGTGGAGGTGGAGTTTTAATTGCAGTTGACTCAGAATTAACGTCTGAAGAAATAACGTCCGACGAAATAAGGGACATTGAATTTCTGTGTATAAATATATCCCTTCAGGGTATTTCTATATACATAACATGTTCTTATATTCCGCCGTCATCTGAATTCCCAATATATGCAAATCATCTGTCCGCTATCCAGTTTATTTTAAGTAAACTATCAGATAGGGATCAGTTAATAGTTTTAGGTGACTTTAATATACCTAGAGCGACATGGTCCACCGTCGAAACCTCGAATATATTGTTACCTTTGTAAACATATGTGAATATATACTAAATAGTATTAAGTGTGAACATACTGTTATGCTGTGCATGGTATTTTAGTGTGTACTTcctattatataatttaatagtaAGCATCGATAAGACAATAGATTTCGATTACATTGTGAACTCGATTGTCGATACACAACGAaggaataagaagaagaaaacacatggaacattaaaaaaagaaagaaagaataaaatcataaaagttAAACGACATCATTTACAATTCAGGTGTGGGGTGATTGCCTATAGCTTTCACGTCTAGTCCCCATGTTGTATTCCGATATATTGAAGCAATCAAAGGAAGAATTATTAAAGTTACTGAGAGCCAACGAAGTGCATTTTGACGCCAAGGCTTCTATACACCAATTGCGCGTTGCGGCAAACAACTTATTCAAAATGAACAACAAGCATGAGGCTGGCCCGGATGACGAACATGGTCAAGTGGTTGTAAACGACATCGTATTACAAGATCAGGCTGATGGCGGCGATCAAGCTGCGGGAGGCGTCACCGAATTACAAGACCAGAGAGCCCATGCTGAACTTATTGCGCAGCACGCGGCCCAAATTGGACTGGATGAGAGCACGTTTCGAGAGGATCTGGCTGATGTTTGTCAAGGAATAGCGGAACTTCAAACAACGCTGCGCGACATGGAACGGAACCAAGCTGGTACAAAAATGGCCACAAATTTTTCACGGGTTGAAATCGCTGATATAATGGCGGTAGTTGAGCCCTTTTCGGGACAAGATGGCATTCCTGTCAAATTATGGATTGAAGAGTTTGAAACTGCATGTGCAGTGTTGGGAGTACCACTAAATCGCTACTGGTTATATGCGAGGCGTCTTCTTATTGGACCAGCTAAAAGTTACTTCGCATATCAAGGTGCTGCTGATTGGGATGCCTTGCGAACTCAGATGATGGATGTTTTTGGAcgtaaaaacacaaaactggAGATCTGTGAGCAGCTCAAACATCGTAAGAAAAAAAGTGATGAAACTGCATTTCAATACTTTATATCCATGTGCGGTATTGCACGTCAAGCTGAATTAGAGGATCGTGATTTAATTAAGCACATTGTTGGGGGATTAAACGACACAAGTGGCATTACGACGTCACTTTATTTTTGCGAGAGTCTGGATCAATTGCGTCGACGTTTGATAGAGTATGATCAAATCCGTATATCACTGCCCAATTCTTACGCTGGCCGTGGTACTTCGAGcgctaatgaaataaaatgctaCAATTGTCGTAAGCCGGGACATATGATAAAGGACTGCAACAAACCCATACGTCCACCAAATAGTTGCTTTACTTGTGGAGGCGTGGATCATCAATTTCGTAACTGCCCGAAGCGTGTGACTGGAAGACTGCAACAGACAGTGGCGAGTGTGGAAGATCAACAAGCTGTTGCTGATATAATTGGTAAACATTTAGTAAGTCTTAATATAAATGAACTTAGATGCACAAAATTTATAGTAATGAATGTCCTTTTTGATACCGGCAGCCCGGTTAGCTTCATAAACAAGACGAAATTGCCAAGAGATGTAACGTTAGCCAACCCATTTGAGAGTAAATACCGTGGAATATATGGAAGAAATATTATACTATGCGGCGCAGTTAAATGCtatattaagtttaatttaaaagtttatgaaattgaagtttttgttgttcatGATGATGTATTACCTGTTGCTATGATTCTTGGCAGAAATGCTATTGACgctttacaattacaattaatcCAAAGAAAATTAGACTACGAAGAAAAGTCATtatatgataataataaatttgatttaactacTACTTGTGCATCTCTGTTTTATAATACAATAGATAATAAGATAAGCATTGACAAAGGTCAATTAACTACCAAGAATACCCAAATTGAGCAGTGGATGAATGACATGGATTGTTTATGTGCAGGTGTTACAACAGAGTTAAATACAAATCTAGATATCGGTAGCGAATTCGGGTTTGGGaacaaagaaaaatgctataagTTGATCTGtgaaagttatttaaatgttttaagtaCTAAATTAGCTGAACCTGTTTGCAAAATGAGTATAAAACTAGTAAGTGATATTCCTTTTCATTTCAAGCCTAGACGGTTATCATATTTTGAACGAGATAAAGTTTCGAAAATTATTGAAGAGCTATTACACGAAAACATAATACGTCCGAGTAATTCACCATTTGCCTCTCCAATCgtattagtaaaaaaaaaaaacggtgaAATCAGGTTGTGTGTTGATTACAGAAGCCTTAATAAGTGCACAGTTCGTGATAATTTTCCTTTGCCTTTAATAGAAGATTGCCTTGAGTATTTAGaaggaaaaaattgtttttcggtTATTGACTTAAAAAGTGGGTACCATCATGTCGGTGTTGAAGAAAGTTCTATAAAGTATACATCGTTTGTAACGCCACAAGGACAGTTTGAGTATTTGCGAATGCCATTTGGATTGCGAAATGGGCCGTCAGTATTTCAACGATTTATTTCTAACAGCCTGATGGATTTAATTAGAAATCGCaaaattgttgtttatatGGACGATATAGTATTAGCTACAAGAACAATAGAGGAACACTTCGAAATCTTGGTACAATTGCTGGAACGATtatcaaaatttcatttagaaatcaattttaagaagagcttatttttaagaaaagtgaTAGATTATTTAGGGTACAGTGTTAGCAATAAAGGGATTTTGCCTAATGACTCGCATATAGcagttataaaaaattatcctgTCCCGAATAATACAAAACAACTTCACTCTTGTTTAGGTATGTTCTCATATTTTCGTAGATTTGTTCCGTCTTATGCAAGTATAGCCCGACCGTTAGTTGAACTATTAAAGAAAGGAGGTCCGTTCCCAATAGATGAAGAACAAATGAAAGTTTTTCAGGACTTAAGAAATCGTTTATCAACTCCGCCAGTACTTTCAATATTTAACCCTAATCGTGAAACGGAATTACATACTGACGCCAGTTCTAGAGGTTTTGGAGCAGTTTTAATGCAGAAACAGAACGATGGGAAAATGCatccggtttttttttattcattaaagGCTTCGGCAGCCGAATCGAGATACCACAGTTTCGAACTTGAGACGCTTGCGATTATTTATGCTCTTCGTCGTTTTAGAGTATATTTGGAACATATGccctttaaaattgtgacGGATTGTCATTCTTTAGTACAAACATTAAGCAAAAAGTCTATCAATCCCCGTATTGCTCGTTGGTCATTAGAATTAGAGAACTACAATTATAAAATTGAACACCGTCCTGGCGAAAGTATGCCGCATGTTGATGCTTTAAGTAGGCAAACGGAATTGTTAAGTAATAAGGTAGAAAGGGTAATGGAAGAACCGTGTGTAGTTCCAGAAAAGTCAGAATTAGTAGAATCGTCAGAAAAGTCAGAATTAGTAGAATCGTCAGAAAAGTCAGAATTAGTAGAATCGTCAGAAAAGTCAGAATTAGTAGAATCGTCAGAAAAGTCAGAATTAGCAGAATCGTCAGAGTTTTTAGAGTCGTCAGAAAAGTCAGAATTAGTAGAATCGTCAGAGTCGTCAGATGTTTCAGAATCAGTGGAAAAGATAGCAGAGTTGTTTAAAGCTTTAGAAAATTCAAGGCTTGTGGAATTTggaaatttatcaaaattacaaaaagaagtAGAATTAGTTGATTTAGTGGTGGGCACAGTGGGAGCTATGCCAAATGATATAGATTTCCTTTTACAAACAGAGCAAATGAGGGATGAAGTTATTAGTAAAATACGTGATGAGTTAGCAGAAGGACCagtaaaaagttttgttttgttagaTGGTGTTGTGTATCACGAAGATACGAGTCAGAATAGGACTTTATATGTTCCATCAAGTATTCGAGATGATTTAATTAAGTTGACACATGAAAAACTAGGCCACTTAGCTGCAGATAAGTGTTACAATAATATGAAGTCTAAGTATTGGTTTCCCTTAATGAGAACGAAAATAGATGAGTTAATTAGGAATTGTTTGAAGTGCATTTTACATTGTGTCCCAAAGTCAGTCAATAATAGAATCTTACACAGTATACCCAAAGTGCCGATACCATTTGATACGATTCACATAGATCATTTAGGGCCCTTGCCttgtataaaatcaaaaaggaaACATTTATTAGTAGTAATTGACTCATTTACAAAGTTTGTGAAGTTATTCCCTGTAAATTCTACAAGCACACGTGAAGTAATTGCGagtttaagtaaatattttgaattttatagtaGGCCACGCAGGATTATCTCTGATAGAGGTAGTTGCTTTACTTCATTAGAGTTTAGTGAATTTTTAGCGGAACGAAATATTGGTCATATAAAAGTGGCGACATGTGCTCCCCAGGCAAACGGACAGGTTGAGAGAGTAAATCGAGTGGTGACACCAATGTTAGGAAAATTATCTAATCCAATTAATCAAGATGACTGGTATAAACTTATACAGTggcggacaaaagtctacGGACGACCCCCTTTTTGGGAGTTCACCCACTCCTATTGCTTTTACGGGAAAAGTAATGATGCAGTTTTGTTCttaatgttattaatatacaaaaaccaaaattttattcttattcataaaaaactttaaaagttacagacgaaaatcttaaaaatggcattgacaaaagtctacggacgattttttacatagaactttcaaaattttcgctCCAAAATTACCCAAACCTGCTCTATAATTTGTATGCCCAGGCCTTATGGCGGTGAAAACAATTGCCGAAAAGCATAAAACAGCAGATATTTCTTAAGGATATGCGCCGTATGCTTAGGATCATTATCCTGTTGGTAGATCGTGATGGTTCCGAGGCATTATTTGTCCACAGATGCCTTCAAATTATGTTCAAATATGGTCTTATACTGAGAACGAACCATAATACCCTCGACGATGACCAAATTTCCTACTCCCGAGGCTTCAACTGATCCCCACACCAAGACTTTCCAACCATACTCCCACCACAGTACTAATTTGGACCGTAAAGCACTTCGGTGGGAGTGACATGGTGTGGGGAACAGTTGAAGCCTCGGGAGTAGGAAATTTGGTCATCGTCGAGGGTATTATGGTTCGTTCTCAGTATAAGACTATATTTGAACATAATTTGAAGGCATCTGTGGACAAATAATGCCTCGGAACCATCTCGATCCACCAACAGGATAATGATCCCAAGCATACGGCGCATATCCTGAAGAATTGGCTGCTGTTTTATGCTTTTCGGCAATTGTTTTTACCACCATAAGGCCTGGGCATACAAATTATTAGGCAGGTTTAGGTAATTTTGGatcgaaaattttgaaagttctatgtaaaaaatcgtccgtagacttttgtcaatgccatttttaagtttttcgtccgtaacttttaaagttttttatgaataagaataaaattttggtttctgtatattaataacattaaaaacaaaactgcatCATTACTTTTCCTGTAAAAGCAATAGGAGTGGGTGAACTCCCAAAAAGGGGGTCGTCCgtagacttttgtccgccACTGTAAATAAGGTTGAACATGCGATCAACAATTCAGTTCATTCTAGTACATTGAAAACACCAAGCATGATCCTCTTTGGAGTAGATCAAAAAGGTCCTATAGTTGATGAATTATATGAGTATTTAgatgataaattaaataaagacaGAGAAATAGATTTAAGAGATATAAGGGATAAAGCAAATTTAAGGATTGCAGAGTCTcagaaaagaaatgaaattatCAAAGCAGCTAAACAGAAAGCGCCAACGGAATATAGTGTTGGAGATTTTGTGGCAATAAGAAATATTGATGTAACACCTGGCACTTGTAAAAAATTTGCGCCTAAATATAGAGGtccttataaaataaatagagttTTCGACAACGATAGATATGAAGTTACGGATGTGGATAACTGTCAATTAACTCAGTTACCTTATAAAGGGATTTTAGAAGCAGCAAGGTTAAAACCATGGttacaaatattaaagaagACTGTAGCATTATGTACATAATATTGATCGAGGTCGATCAATTTGTCAGGTTGACCGAATTGTAAACATATGTGAATATATACTAAATAGTATTAAGTGTGAACATACTGTTATGCTGTGCATGGTATTTTAGTGTGTACTTcctattatataatttaatagtaAGCATCGATAAGACAATAGATTTCGATTACATTGTGAACTCGATTGTCGATACACAACGAaggaataagaagaagaaaacacatggaacattaaaaaaagaaagaaagaataaaatcataaaagttAAACGACATCATTTACACCTTCAACGCAGCATGATTTTCTGAATGGTTTGCTTGATATTTCATTGTCTCAAGTAAACCATGTTCTAAATTCGTTAGGACGATTACTGGATCTATGCTTTATTTCAAGTCCTGATTGTGCCTGCATAGTTAAAACCTCTGCAATTACTTTACCAGAAGACCCATATCACCCAACGCTAGAGCTGACTGTTGACAcgggtacaaaattaattgaaatatgtgAAAAGTCAGCTAAACGCATCCCCTGCTTTCGTAGAGCAAACTTTGCACTTATCAATAGCCTTATCGCTTGCTCGGATTGGTCTAATCTGTACTTATGTACAAATATGACTGAAGCtgttaatatatttcataaCGTATTAAACGCAGTTTTTGATACATGCGTTTCTACGTATTATCCTAAAATTTCTAGCCAACCTCCGTGGTTGAGTAAAGAGTTGTCACGACTTAAAAATGTCGAGTCTAGACTCTACATACATggtccattcattaaaaagttatgcgcaatcaaaaaaatgttatatatccattttTTCCCTCGCAATCCCTTTAGATGAGTGACGGGtgttagatagtcgggacaccaacccgactatagcgttctctcttgttataagTGAAAGCTCACTTCTTTTAGGTCTGCAAAGGCTCAAGTATTGCGCTGAGACTTTGTGTAGACCAATGcacaaactttttactttgtcTTTAGAAACGTCAGGTTTCCCGTATAGATGGAAGGAATCGTTTGTTATCCCGCTTCATAAAAAGGGGAGCAAATTGAACGCATGTACTTACAGAGGTATTTCAAAGCTATCAGCTATTCCGAAGCTCTTTGAGAACAATATTACTCCCCATTTGGAACACAGTTGTAGGTCTCTTATTTTCTCTTGTCAGCACGGATTTATTAAACGTAGGTTAACGACAACCAACCTTTTGGAGTTtacttcatttgtgttaaatagttttagaaaaattcGTCAGACTGATGTGGTTTACACTGATTTCAGAAAGGCGTTTGATTCTGTAAACCATGCGATTTTAGTTCGGAAATTGGACCTTTTGGGGTTTCCTGATGATCTTCTTAGGTGGAtcttaagttatttgaatggcaGGACTCAAAgggtcatttttaaaaacactttATCATCCCTAATTCGAGTTACGTCCGGTGTACCACAAGGAAGTCATCTTGGTCCGCTCCTGTTTATGAATGACCTTCCTCTAGTCCTAACGAACTCACGTGTACTTATGTACGCAGATGACGTTAAGTTGTGCCTGCAATTTAATGATCCCGCACAAAGTTTAGCTTTACAATCTGATCTCAATGCATTTAAACATGGTGCttgaataataatttaaatttaaatggttctaAGTGTAAACTAATGACCTTCGTGTCAGCCCTCACTATTCAACTTATACTTTGAGCGGTTGTGTGTTAGATAGAATAACGCATGCTGACGACCTTGGATCCCAAACTTAAATTTTCTCTTCACATTACtaccatggtaaataaagccAGGGCGTGCTTGCATTTATCAAAAGGTGGTCGAAGGAATTCGATGATCCTTATGTCACAAAGACcttgtttatttcattagtcCGACCAATTCTTGAGTACTGCGCTCCAGTTTGGAGTCCCCAATATGGGGCGCATATAGACCGGATTgagtctgtgcaaaaaaactttttaatatttgccttaCGGGGACTTAACTGGGATACAAGCCTAATACTGCCATCCTATTCTAGTAGACTACTTCTAATTAACTTGCCATCATTAGTTAATCGAAGAACTATGCTTGGTATTACGATTATTAGGAATCTTATTCATGATGATGAGGAGAGTCCCGAGTTACTGGGTCGCCTGCATTTTAATGTGCCAAATAGATTCACAAGAAACTATTGAAAGGGATGAATTAAGTAAAACAACCTTTTCagttgagttctgtattaaaactgagtatttattttcaaagtccctgcttaggaaactaacatgaaattcttattctgATCTTATCTGTGGCCTACGCAGAGGCCGCGTCTGCCTGAGCGGGAGAGTTATCATTTGACCCCCGCACAGGAACCCTTGGTGCAGCGTGAGAGACATCTCAAGTGATTATTTTCGGctaggctcaagtggcctgccCTTACAGATTACAAGTGCTAGCACCGCTCCCTTGTAGGGTTTACAATTACAGATCACAGTTTATGTCTCTAgataaatttacatattgacacATGACATGGACAGAGCTCATAAAATCGTATACTTTATTTATCAGTGTTCGTCTGAACATTCTGGCAAGGGCCGGCAAGATGAGGTGTATGTGATATAATTACATTGCTGGTTATATTTATTGcaatacaaaacaagagagaacgctatagtcgagtgcctcgactattagatacccgttactcagctaaacaacttaatagaaatatgccttcttatatttttttcgccgctcgatttttacccagggatctctttctagaagaggctttctagaactttcaattctgcctagcacatcttccgtctctctctagcgcactcgaatgcacttgtgaaaaacgtatacgagcaaaaagagacaaaatgcgcgccccatttcaaataatttaaaatttgcattaacataatgtgaattagagtgaccacagaaaaaaagacagattttttccaatgccatttcttagatggcgctagtgtatattgtattgcgccatctaccgccagatattggtactactggtcatgaaaggcggaaatttaggcgctggccaggtttaagcgtttattgggtttgtgggcgttagagtgggcgtggcaattttttactgggccaatcgataggtattgacgaagcgaatacatatcagttactattttcataatagcttcaaaactgtgggcgttaaagggggcttgtgggccttagagggggcgtggcacctttttgaaacaaacttgcgctgcgtaggagctcctagaatattcatgcaaaatgccaatcttctagcttttatagtttccgagatctcagcgttcatacggacagacagacagacagacagacagacagacagacagacagacagacagacggacagacagacggaca from Drosophila takahashii strain IR98-3 E-12201 chromosome 2R, DtakHiC1v2, whole genome shotgun sequence encodes:
- the LOC138912739 gene encoding uncharacterized protein isoform X1, whose translation is MLYSDILKQSKEELLKLLRANEVHFDAKASIHQLRVAANNLFKMNNKHEAGPDDEHGQVVVNDIVLQDQADGGDQAAGGVTELQDQRAHAELIAQHAAQIGLDESTFREDLADVCQGIAELQTTLRDMERNQAGTKMATNFSRVEIADIMAVVEPFSGQDGIPVKLWIEEFETACAVLGVPLNRYWLYARRLLIGPAKSYFAYQGAADWDALRTQMMDVFGRKNTKLEICEQLKHRKKKSDETAFQYFISMCGIARQAELEDRDLIKHIVGGLNDTSGITTSLYFCESLDQLRRRLIEYDQIRISLPNSYAGRGTSSANEIKCYNCRKPGHMIKDCNKPIRPPNSCFTCGGVDHQFRNCPKRVTGRLQQTVASVEDQQAVADIIGKHLPG
- the LOC138912739 gene encoding uncharacterized protein isoform X2, whose amino-acid sequence is MLYSDILKQSKEELLKLLRANEVHFDAKASIHQLRVAANNLFKMNNKHEAGPDDEHGQVVVNDIVLQDQADGGDQAAGGVTELQDQRAHAELIAQHAAQIGLDESTFREDLADVCQGIAELQTTLRDMERNQAGTKMATNFSRVEIADIMAVVEPFSGQDGIPVKLWIEEFETACAVLGVPLNRYWLYARRLLIGPAKSYFAYQGAADWDALRTQMMDVFGRKNTKLEICEQLKHRKKKSDETAFQYFISMCGIARQAELEDRDLIKHIVGGLNDTSGITTSLYFCESLDQLRRRLIEYDQIRISLPNSYAGRGTSSANEIKCYNCRKPGHMIKDCNKPIRPPNSCFTCGGVDHQFRNCPKRVTGRLQQTVASVEDQQAVADIIGKHL